From the genome of Tachypleus tridentatus isolate NWPU-2018 chromosome 6, ASM421037v1, whole genome shotgun sequence:
TTatgccaagtttattcatataccacaataagaaagaaacttcataaaattttgaatataactcactAAAACCTTCTAATGTGCACAAAGTGATGTCCATTCTGAAAGAgttaaaatattaccaattcTAAAAGTATATTAAGATAGTTCAGAGTTATTGtgttgtttaacagtgcatcattCTCTGTATAAGAATTATGCCACATGAGCATATCCTGCAACCACAGAGTTTAGGAGTAATAAACCAGGACAAAATATTAACGACTGTGTCACATGAGAAAGGGTAACTACCTGCAACTAATTGTCATCCAGGTGTACATGGCAAGGAATAAGTAAACCTGACCAACCAGCAATGTCTATGTGGAGAAAAAGATATCCATAGTGAAGTGTTAAAAGAATCTTTCAGAATTTAAATTCattcaataaaactatttacttttatacataaaCTTTTCTTAACAGTTTTGGATTTTAGATTGATTTCAGCAAGTTCCAAGCAAAATTAATAGTGTTTGTGAATTTCCTGAATATTTTCTGAGGATCATACTTCAAGGAGAAGGATAGTCATAAAGGAACATTTGCACAATGTATTCAGCTACTACCACAGATCTTCATCTGGTCAAAAATGAGCTGAGTTCAAAGAAAGAGCTTCAGTAAGAAAGTACTTGGACTTCAAGCTATGTTGACATGATTTTTATAGTGTTGTAACATGAGAAGAGCtccatatttctttaaaatttaagatTTGATCATGATTGACAGCAGATTAATTGATCATTGTTATATAAGGCTTCTTTGGATTTTCCATATagattttatcacattttatttactgaaaaaatttGCACCAGTTTTTATGAAGCTAGTCAAGTAACATTTGTGGTATTATACACAATCTAATGTTCTCaccttttctttttatgtttttagaCATAGTCCCTCTTCATGGTGACTGGAATCCATTACAGTGCTTTGAATTCCAGAAAATTGTTGTAGATAAACCATTTGTTTCTGTGGTACGGAAGAAGGTTTTTGACACTGAAATAGGCATGGGAAGTCACAAACTTGAACTAACCCTTATTGATACTTCACAGCCTGATAAAGACATTCTTATCCATGAAATACTGATTGATATAGGTATGGCCAAACTAAAGACCTCTAGCTGAACTAACAACATCCATCAACAGCATAGGTAAAAAGCATCAGAAAACATTgggaaacaagtaaaaaatatcaGCAGcagtgtttaaataatttattacaataagatGAATGATTCTGCAAGCTgaattgtttaacattatacagttttaagtaaaaaaataaagctttttaaaaaagaaagttgtctacatataaaaataaaagctttaaataacatttcttacttTCTAGTATAGTTTTTGTTGTCTTTCTAATTAAAATTAGCTTTAAGTATGCAATTAAATACAATACTTAGTCATTTGTTTTCAGTGTTGTAGAAATTACCAGTGACTTTACCTGAAATATATTGCttattattaactgtaattttcattgttttttattgagTAGTAttgatctaaaaaaatatttgtttttgatcaTTTTagcttaagttttttttttttaggttaatactactcaataacaaacaatgaaaattatAGTTAATAAGTGATATatcattttcattgtttattattgagtggtattaatctaaaaaaaactatttttaagctAAAATGatcaaaaacaactttttaaagagtagcccaagagttggcagcgggtggtggtgatgaatagctgccttccctctagtcttacacctctaagttggggacagctagcacagTTAACCCTCgttgtagctttgctcgaaattcagaaaaacCAAACCATTTTAGCTTGTTCTTATGCAATAAGGTTTTGAAGTTTTTACTTTCCTTTGGATCTAATCACTCAAGATGATTTTGTTAATGTGTAGATCTATTTAAGTATGTAGTTCTATTTATCTACATTAAGTTTAGGCTAATGTGATTTTTACAAAGCCTTTTAAATGTGATATGCAGtctgtatttaaagtatgtaTAAGGGAACATATTAAGACATGAAAAGGACATGTATgtaaaattttttttctcaatatttttatttaaataaaaatt
Proteins encoded in this window:
- the LOC143252874 gene encoding tudor domain-containing protein 7-like, which translates into the protein MHECLLQEGQFYAGKHNKDDLWYRVRVKNILQKDPLVVIVHFVDFGDFSMMSLQDLQPLWKQFRSLPCQAICGSLADIVPLHGDWNPLQCFEFQKIVVDKPFVSVVRKKVFDTEIGMGSHKLELTLIDTSQPDKDILIHEILIDIGMAKLKTSS